CAACCGCGTTTTTCTGAACATCGTATATCGTGATCTTAGCCATTTTCAAAACCTCACAGCACGTGCGTCCAGGCCGTTATTCGCTCGGCACCTTGACTCCGGGTCGAATCATCACCAGGCCGTTGCGCGGACCGGGCACCGCCCCCTTGACCATCAGCAGGTTCTCTTCGGGGCGAACATCGACAATGGCCAGATTCTGAACGGTAACCCGCTCATTCCCCATCTGGCCGGCCATCTTCTTCCCCTTGAAAACGCGGGAAGGCCAGGCGCTGCAGCCGATGGCGCCGGGAGCACGGTGGAACTTGGAGCCGTGGCTCATACGGCCGCCGGCGAAGTTCCAGCGCTTGACGACGCCCTGGAAGCCCTTGCCCTTGCTGGTTCCGGTCACGTCCACGATGTCGCCGATCTTGAACAGGTCGGCGCAGCGGATCTCATCGCCGACATTGACGGCGTCGACATCGGAGGTACGCACCTCGCGCTTGAAGGCGAAGGCACCCTTGCCGGCCTTCTTGAAGTGTCCCAGCTCCGGCTTGCGCACCCGGTGCGCCGGCTTCGGCTCGAAGCCGAGCTGCACGGCGTCGTAACCGTCGGTTGCGGCCGTCTTCTTCTGCAACACGATGCAGGGGCCAGCCTGAATCACCGTTACCGGCACCATGCGCCCATCGGCCGCGAAGATCTGGGTCATGCCCAGTTTTTTACCCAAAATTCCCTTTATCATTGTCATCACCCCTGATGCGGCGAAAACGTCCGTTTTAGAGCTTGATTTCAACGTCGACCCCAGCCGAGAGATCGAGCTTCATCAGCGCATCCACGGTCGCCTGGGTCGGTTCAAGAATGTCGAGAAGCCTCTTGTGGGTACGCATCTCGAACTGTTCGCGGCTCTTCTTGTCGATGTGCGGCCCACGCAGCACGCAATACTTGTTGATGACCGTCGGCAGCGGGATGGGCCCAGCCACCCTGGCGCCGGTACGCTTGGCGGTATCGACGATTTCGCTCACCGACCGGTCGAGCAGCTTGTGGTCGTAAGCCTTCAAACGGATTCTGATCTTCTGGCTCTGCATGGAACCGCTCCTGTTACTCGATGATTTCGCTGACGACACCGGCGCCGACGGTCCGGCCACCTTCGCGGATGGCGAAGCGAAGCTCCTTGTCCATGGCGATCGGGGTGATCAGCTCCACTTCCATCGCCACGTTGTCGCCCGGCA
The nucleotide sequence above comes from Geothermobacter ehrlichii. Encoded proteins:
- the rplC gene encoding 50S ribosomal protein L3, whose amino-acid sequence is MIKGILGKKLGMTQIFAADGRMVPVTVIQAGPCIVLQKKTAATDGYDAVQLGFEPKPAHRVRKPELGHFKKAGKGAFAFKREVRTSDVDAVNVGDEIRCADLFKIGDIVDVTGTSKGKGFQGVVKRWNFAGGRMSHGSKFHRAPGAIGCSAWPSRVFKGKKMAGQMGNERVTVQNLAIVDVRPEENLLMVKGAVPGPRNGLVMIRPGVKVPSE
- the rpsJ gene encoding 30S ribosomal protein S10 — protein: MQSQKIRIRLKAYDHKLLDRSVSEIVDTAKRTGARVAGPIPLPTVINKYCVLRGPHIDKKSREQFEMRTHKRLLDILEPTQATVDALMKLDLSAGVDVEIKL